DNA from Streptomyces sp. NBC_01260:
CCCTCGTGAGATCGCTGCTCGACCTGGCCGGCCATGAACACGGAACAGCCCGTACCCGCGTGGTGCTCACGCCCGTCGGCCCCCGCGTCGCCGCCTGCCAGCTCGACGTCGAATAAGACCGTCTCCGGTCCGTTCCCGCGGCAGTTCCCAGCGGCGGTATCAGGGCAGGAACGGACCGGGAACGCCTGTCAGCAACATCAGTGGTGTCGGGAAGCGGAACACCGCAAAAACCCACAAACACTACTTAGGGGCGGGACCATGGGACACAAGCTTGCTGGGCTCTTCGGGATCATCGCGGCGACGCTGGCCTTCGGCATCGGCGTGACGGTCGAGGCGGGGCAGTCGCACAGCCCCCGGAGCACGCAGCAGGTTGTGGCCGACGACAAGGGCCCGACGGTGATCGGTACCCGCATACTCGCCGACGACAAGGGCCCCACGGTCATCGTCGCCACCCCCAACGACGACAAGGGGCCCACGGTCATCGTCGCCACCCCCAACGACGACAAGGGCCCCACCGCCATCACCGACACGACCAACGACGACAAGGGCCCGACATCCCCCCTCGTGTGATCCCGCGCCTCGACAAGCACGCCCCGCACCGGAGTCACGGTGTGGGGCGCGGTGCTGTCCGGGCCGGTGCGGGGAACCCGGCGGGCGGCTGCCGTGCGGTGCTGTTCAGCGGTGCTGCGACGACGTGCCGTGACGGGGTGCTGCGGCGGCCGGCCGTCAGCCGCGACGGTGCCCCTTCAGCACACCCATCTCGCCGAAGAGCTTCTCGGCCTCGGCCCGGTACCGGACGGCGTCCGGTGTGTCACCTAGGGCGTCGGCCATGCCCGCGAGGGCGTAGGCCTCCTCGATGCGATAGCTGAGGGACGAGGAGAGTTCATGGGCGTGGGTGTGCAGCGCGAGAGCCGCCGCCGTGTCGCCCTGGCGCCGGCGCAGTCGGCCCACCATGTTCTCCACCTTGGCGCGGCGCAGGGGAGAGGAGTTGGTCCGCATCAGGTTGAGGGCCAGTTCCGCCTGGTCCGGATCCCGGGGAGGCCGGCCCAGCAGGTTCTCCACATCGGCGGACAGCGCCAGGGTCAGGGCGAGGTTCACCTCGTTGCCGGCGTCCCCGTACAGTCCGCGGGCCTCGGCCAGGCAGCGGTCGGCCTCTTCGTAGGCACCCAGGCCGACATGGGCGAAGGCGAGGTCGGTGATGGCTCCGGGCAGTCCCTCGTGCTGCCCCAGCTGCCGGCTCAGTTCGGCCGACCGCAGGGCCGCGTCCCGCGCCTCCTCGTACCGTCCCCACTGTTCGTAGAGCGTGCTCAGGATGGTCAGGCTCTCGGCCTCCGCGCGCGGCATGTCCAGGTCGCGCTCGTGCGCGATCGCCGTCTCCATGTGGCCCAGGGCCGCGGAGAAGTCGCCGAGCAGGCTGTTGAACTGGCCGAGGATGCTCTCACTGTGGGCCTTGGTGTGCAGGTCGCCGAGACGGATCGCGACGTCCCGGCTCTCCCGGGCGGCTTCGAGCCCCTCGGTGAGACGGCCGAGTTTCCAGCAGGCGACGCCCAGGTTGGAAAGGCTCACGCCCAGCAGCGCCAGATCCTGCAGCCGTCCGGCGGCGGCGACCGCGACCCGGCTCAGCTCGCCGAAGTCCTCCAGGAGGCCGAGGTCGTTGAGCTGGAAGACGAGATTGCGGGACAGGCACACCACATACCGGTCGTGGCCCTTGCGTTCGGCGAGCGTGACGGCCGCGAGGAGCGCCGTCTGCTCGCGCAGGAACCACTTGCGCGCCCGCTCGGCGGTGCCGAGGTCGGGCAGTTCGGCCGTGGAGGGCGGGATACCGGTGCTGCGCCGGCGCCGCCCGGAATAGAGGAGATCGCACGCCTCCTCGGTGGCGGTCAGGTAGTAGCCCAGCAGCCGTTCCACCGCACCGGAGTCCTCGGCGGCCTCGATGAGCAGGCTCTGCGCGAAACTGCGGACCAGGTCGTGGAAGGTGTAGAGGCCGATCTCCGGCTGCTGCACGAGGTGGACGTCCAGCAGCATCTCCAGCAGGTCCTCCGCGTCCCGGGCGCCCGTGCCGAGCAGCGCACCGGCGGCGTGGATGTCCATGTCGCTGCCCGGGTGCAGGGCCAGTGTCGAGAACGCGTTGCGGCACTCCTCGTCCAGGGCCTGGTAGGACAGGCGCAGGGTGGCGGAGACGCTGCGGGCGCCCGAGCTGAGCTCGTCGAGTCTTCGGGTCTCGTCGCGCAACCGTTCGGCCAGGTACTGGAGGGTCCAGCGCGGGCGGTTGCGCAGCCGCGCGGTGGCGATCCGCAGGGCGAGGGGGAGATGGCCGCAGAGCTGGGCGAGCTCGGCAGCCGCCTCGGGCTCGGCGGCGACGCGCTGGGCGCCGAGCGTCTCGGCCACCAGCATCGCGCTGTCCTGGGGCGGCATCACGCCGATGGAGATCCATCGCGCGCCGTCCAGATCGACCAGGCGGGCCCGGCTGGTGACCATGATCAGGCTGCCGGGGGAGGCGGGCAGCAGCGGGCGGATGGCGGCGGCGTCCGCCGCGTTGTCGAAGAGGATCAGCAGCCGCTTGCCGACCAGGGTGGCGCGCCACAGGGCGGTACGCGCCGGCACGTCGTCGGGGATGAGGCTGCCGGGGACGCCGAGGGCCCGCAGCAGACTGTCGAGCGCCATGCCCGCGGTCACCGGCTGGTCGCCGGGCGTGTACCCGCGCAGGTCTATGTGGAGTTGCCCGTCCGGGTACTCCGGTGCGAGCCGGTGGGCCGCCCGCACCGCGAGCGAGGTCTTGCCGCAGCCCCCCATGCCGTCGATGGCCACGATCTGAGGGCCCTGCTCGCAGCCGTCCTTGGCGGCACGCATGATCTCGGCCAGTTCCCGGTCCCGTCCGGTGAAGTCCGCGAGGTCGTAGGGGAGGGTGCTGGGGGGTTCGGCGGGCAGCGCCACGGCCATGACCGGGGCGGGCGCCGGCTCGGGTCCGGCCAGCTCGGGGCTCTCCCGGAGGATTCCCTCGTACAGCTTGGTCAGATTGGGGCCGGGGTCTATGCCGAGCTCCTCGACGAGGAGTTCGCGCACCTTGCCGTACTCCTCAAGGGCCTCGGCCTGCCGCCCGGACCGGTACAGGGCGATCATCAACTGGCCGCGCAGGGACTCGCGCAAGGGGTTCTGCTGGACCAGTTCCCTCAGTTCGACGACGAGTTCGGAGGCCTCGCCGAGTCCCAGGTGGAGTTCGAAGAGCTGTTCCGCCGCGGTCAGCCGGCGCTCCTCGATGGAGGTCGACGCCGCCTCGATGACCGGGCCGCCGCCGCCCGACAGAACAGGCCCCCGCCACAGGGCGAGGGCGCCGCGCAATATCTCGGCGGCTTCGGCCGTACGGCCCTCGGCCGCGGTCAGCTTTGCTTTCCGGATCAGTAGGCCAAATTCAGCCAAGTCGATATCGCATTGTTCATCGGCGACGCGATAGCCGGGCCCATCGGTGAGCAGGACGTGGGCACCCCCCGGTATCCGCCTCCGGAGATCCGCGACCGCCTTACGTACTTGGTGTGGCGCCGTCGGCGGCGGGTCTTCGTCCCAGGCCGCCTCGACCAGCCGGGAAACCGGTAGCACCTTTCCGGGCTCCAGAAGCAGAGTGGCCAGAACTCGCTCCTGGATGACTCCCCCCAGCCGGAGCCGTGTCCCGTTCGACCACCCCTCTATCGGGCCAAGAATGTTGAAGCGCAGCCGAACCTCTTCCGCTGTTGACACGCATCCTCCCCCTATAGCTCTGCCCACCCGCAGCTCTACCCAGGCGCGAGGAGATCGTAGCCCCTGGCACAAGGAAGTCGCGGTACTGCACCGGGAAGACTTCGGGAATGGCTCGATGGAAGCTGTTCATCGATGGCAGGCCTTCGCTGCCACGGAGAGTACGGAGCGTGAGCGGGCCGGAAAGATCCCGGTCCGGGGCGCGCGTTCCGGACAGTCCGGGGAGGCCGGGCAACCGGCTATTGCATTTTCTGAGCATGTGGAGACCGAGGAGACAATGATGAATTCCCAGCCTGCACCCGGGCTTGACGCTCTGCTGCAGAATGCGCGCAGGCGTGCGGGGCTCACTCAGGAACAGCTCGCGGGGCTTTCCACGGTGAGCGTACGGGCCATTCGAGACCTGGAGCTGGGGAGGGTCCAGCACCCACGCAGGGAAACGCTGAAGCTCCTCGCCAATGCCATGAGACTAAGTGACACGCGACGCGTCGAGCTCGAACTCGCCGTCGATGCGAAGGCGGTGGGCCGCGTCTTCCAGGACATCTACGGGGCGGACCTCGCCACACCGCCCCCTCCGCTGCGTCCGCTGGTCGGACGGCGCGCGGAACTGGAGGCGCTCACGGCCCGGTTGAGCACAGATCATGAGCGGCTGCTGACGCTGGTGGGCCTGCCGGGAGTGGGGAAGTCGCGGCTCGCCCAGGAGGCCGCCTCCGTCATCCACGCCCGGGACCGCGTTCCGGTGCTGTGGGTCTGCCTGGACGACACGGCCGAGACCGCGGAAGCGGCCCCCAGCAGCCCGCAGTCGACCGTGGCCGGCTGGGTGCGCGCACTCGTCCGCGACGGTGAGGAATTCGAGGAGCTGGCCACACTCATCGGTTCCAAGGCCACCCTGATCGTACTGGACGGTCACGATGCGTCACCAACTGTCACCCCTCGGCTGCTGAGTCTGCTGCGTGCCTGCGAGCGCCTGAAAATACTCACCACCACCGACCGGCCGGTGCAACTGCCCGGTGGACGGCTGCTGCCACTGGCGCCGCTCGCGGTGCCGTCCGCCGCCGATCTGACCGTCGAGGTGGCCGGCGACACCCTCGTCGCGGACCGGGACGCCGTCGAGCTGACGCTCTCCCATGTCAGTTACATGCGACCCGACTTCCTCCCCACGGACGCCGTCGTCACCACCGTGGCCCACATCTGCCGGGCGCTGGACGGGATGCCGCAGGCGCTGGAGGCCGCGGCCTCGTGGCTGCTGCTGTACTCCCCCCAGCAACTTCTGGACATCGCCCTCACCGCACCGCTGGTCCTGCTCGACGGCGTCACGCCCACCGATCCCGCCGCCGGCCCCACCCTGAGCGAGCGGCTCACCGACGCCGTGACCGGGCTCGCCCCCCAGGCGGCCGCGCTGCTGCGCACCCTGGCCACCCTGGAGGACCCGTGGACGGTGGACGGCGCCGCGCGCGCCTGCGGAACCTCGCTGGCCGGGACGGCCCGTGACGTGCACGCCCTGCTGGTCCGCGGCCTGATCCGCCGCCTGCCCGCCACGTCGGGCGACTCGGTGGGCTTCACGGTGCTCAACCTGGTCCGGGCGGTGCTCGCGGCGGAGCGGGAGACGGCGCCCGCCGCTCTCACCGCGGTGCTGGTCGACTGAGGGCTTCCCGCCCATGAGCGCGGGAAGCCCCTCGCGCTCGCCACCGCTCGCCCGAAGAACCCTCGTGTCCCCTCGCGCTCCACTCTCGTACTGCCAGATCACCTTGCTCCCTTACCTGCCCCCCGAAATGCCGTCCGGACCTGCTTCCGCTCTCGCGTTCGCCCTCTTCCTCTTCCTCGCCCTCGTGAAAGGCACCTCACCCATGCGCAACCTGATCTCGCTCGCCGACCTCACGCCCGCCGAGCTGGACCACCTCGTGCGGCGCGCCGTCTCGTTCGGCCGCGACGGCATCGTGCCGAAGCCGCTGGCCGGACGGCAGATCGGCCTCTACTTCCGCAAGTCCTCGACCCGGACCCGTACGTCCTTCTGGAGCGGGGCGACCCGGCTCGGCGCCGATGCGATCACCTTCGGCCCGAACGAACTCCAGCTCACCACCGGCGAGACGGTGGAGGACACCGCCCGGGTGCTCGGGCAGTACCTCGACGCGCTCGTCGTACGCACCAACGGGGACGTGGAGGAGATCCGCCGGCTCGGCAGCAGCGAGGACCTGGCCGTCGTCAACGCCCTGAGCCTGGACGAGCACCCGACCCAGGCGATCGCCGATCTCGCCACGCT
Protein-coding regions in this window:
- a CDS encoding BTAD domain-containing putative transcriptional regulator encodes the protein MAEFGLLIRKAKLTAAEGRTAEAAEILRGALALWRGPVLSGGGGPVIEAASTSIEERRLTAAEQLFELHLGLGEASELVVELRELVQQNPLRESLRGQLMIALYRSGRQAEALEEYGKVRELLVEELGIDPGPNLTKLYEGILRESPELAGPEPAPAPVMAVALPAEPPSTLPYDLADFTGRDRELAEIMRAAKDGCEQGPQIVAIDGMGGCGKTSLAVRAAHRLAPEYPDGQLHIDLRGYTPGDQPVTAGMALDSLLRALGVPGSLIPDDVPARTALWRATLVGKRLLILFDNAADAAAIRPLLPASPGSLIMVTSRARLVDLDGARWISIGVMPPQDSAMLVAETLGAQRVAAEPEAAAELAQLCGHLPLALRIATARLRNRPRWTLQYLAERLRDETRRLDELSSGARSVSATLRLSYQALDEECRNAFSTLALHPGSDMDIHAAGALLGTGARDAEDLLEMLLDVHLVQQPEIGLYTFHDLVRSFAQSLLIEAAEDSGAVERLLGYYLTATEEACDLLYSGRRRRSTGIPPSTAELPDLGTAERARKWFLREQTALLAAVTLAERKGHDRYVVCLSRNLVFQLNDLGLLEDFGELSRVAVAAAGRLQDLALLGVSLSNLGVACWKLGRLTEGLEAARESRDVAIRLGDLHTKAHSESILGQFNSLLGDFSAALGHMETAIAHERDLDMPRAEAESLTILSTLYEQWGRYEEARDAALRSAELSRQLGQHEGLPGAITDLAFAHVGLGAYEEADRCLAEARGLYGDAGNEVNLALTLALSADVENLLGRPPRDPDQAELALNLMRTNSSPLRRAKVENMVGRLRRRQGDTAAALALHTHAHELSSSLSYRIEEAYALAGMADALGDTPDAVRYRAEAEKLFGEMGVLKGHRRG
- a CDS encoding helix-turn-helix domain-containing protein is translated as MNSQPAPGLDALLQNARRRAGLTQEQLAGLSTVSVRAIRDLELGRVQHPRRETLKLLANAMRLSDTRRVELELAVDAKAVGRVFQDIYGADLATPPPPLRPLVGRRAELEALTARLSTDHERLLTLVGLPGVGKSRLAQEAASVIHARDRVPVLWVCLDDTAETAEAAPSSPQSTVAGWVRALVRDGEEFEELATLIGSKATLIVLDGHDASPTVTPRLLSLLRACERLKILTTTDRPVQLPGGRLLPLAPLAVPSAADLTVEVAGDTLVADRDAVELTLSHVSYMRPDFLPTDAVVTTVAHICRALDGMPQALEAAASWLLLYSPQQLLDIALTAPLVLLDGVTPTDPAAGPTLSERLTDAVTGLAPQAAALLRTLATLEDPWTVDGAARACGTSLAGTARDVHALLVRGLIRRLPATSGDSVGFTVLNLVRAVLAAERETAPAALTAVLVD